A stretch of Labrus bergylta chromosome 19, fLabBer1.1, whole genome shotgun sequence DNA encodes these proteins:
- the LOC109997803 gene encoding uncharacterized protein: protein MGRRCVFGCASSRCLFPFPSSPWLRRRWLEFTHFEEGGLCANSRLCDRHFSDDSFDNLGMYTAGMACYLSLTENAIPSVYTVGTSPPVKPATRDVACQCEEDQDTPKIHRRSKAIQVRPLTKTTSSDTSDRCGGESDVPPQLTSSPLKRRWSETSESWEITVTTDDPDDPEVLSDSDYVPGDTQDAFSIEELGSACPTLYSTRKYMVYEGNLKQLFRMCPTCTRTCHIETVVVGTFVSVTQVCSHCLHKKVWKSQPHIGSIPAGNLQLSAAVAFNGASYNQIHKVLSSLRLECICPRTFFHHQRVFLHPTILLQRRAEQQQQVIEGAELSGKPITFGADSPDYVDNLQELLLEEVALNPGPYQELGDLE from the exons ATGGGTCGTcggtgtgtgtttggttgtgcGAGTTCTCGGTGTCTTTTCCCCTTTCCCTCGAGCCCGTGGTTACGGAGGAGGTGGCTGGAGTTCACACACTTTGAGGAGGGAGGCCTCTGCGCAAACTCACGCTTATGTGACCGACATTTTTCAGACGACTCCTTCGACAATCTGGGGATGTACACAGCTGGGATGGCTTGCTACCTGTCTCTGACAGAAAACGCGATCCCGTCGGTGTACACCGTCGGCACATCTCCTCCTGTTAAA CCAGCTACGAGAGATGTTGCATGTCAGTGTGAAGAGGATCAAGACACTCCAAAGATACACAGGAGGAGTAAAG CGATCCAAGTGCGTCCCCTGACAAAGACCACTTCGTCGGACACGTCAGATCGGTGTGGCGGTGAGTCTGACGTGCCGCCGCAGCTCACATCTTCACCCCTGAAAAGGCGATGGAGTGAAACGAGTGAGAGCTGGGAGATCACGGTGACCACCGACGACCCCGACGACCCTGAAGTGCTGTCGGACTCCGACTACGTGCCCGGTGACACTCAGGATGCCTTCAGTATCGAGGAGCTCGGCAG CGCTTGCCCGACGCTGTACAGCACCAGAAAGTACATGGTGTATGAAGGCAATCTAAAGCAGCTGTTCAGGATGTGCCCAACATGCACTCGCACCTGCCACATTGAAACAGTTGTGGTTGGGACCTTTGTATCCGTCACACAG GTATGTTCGCACTGTCTCCacaaaaaagtttggaaaagcCAGCCTCACATTGGGAGCATCCCAGCAGGCAATCTTCAGCTGTCGGCTGCAGTGGCTTTCAATGGGGCCTCGTACAATCAGATTCACAAG GTACTGTCATCACTGCGTCTGGAGTGCATTTGTCCCCGGACCTTCTTCCATCACCAGAGAGTTTTCCTCCACCCTACCATACTCCTGCAGAGGAgggctgagcagcagcagcaggtgatcGAGGGGGCAGAGCTCTCGGGAAAGCCCATCACCTTTGGAGCTGACTCACCAG ACTACGTGGACAACCTGCAGGAGCTGCTTCTGGAGGAGGTGGCCCTGAATCCTGGCCCTTACCAGGAACTCGGAGACCTCGAGTGA
- the LOC109997808 gene encoding probable C-mannosyltransferase DPY19L4 isoform X1, whose protein sequence is MTDLRCRKTETLEEEEEEDEPKEHTSRVNGPLNTEEDGTESTDGAEEKQQKDEGEEEEEEETGDKKVNKPESAVKGAKWTSTSGFLQRLVRVFFGCLAAVACGILYAFFLSTYHDRKFWFSTRQELEREITFQEGSGLYYYYYKHMLAAPSFERGFYELTLDNNTVSGQTINAVERLSLFPEIIMSFLYRVTDCQDDVEPIYFYVGAVFGLQAVYVTALFVCSWVMSGTWVAGMLAVAWYVINRTDTTKVDQAIPLRDNWALPFFSCQVAALTGFLSNNVSSATEMFCYLTMSATTFSFLLVWEHSHYVLFIQGLCLFLLDSFDLVPPRKLADIHKVYLSSLFLAYLFQFQNPALLSSPLLSLMLGSVLARYFQQNMKMGPLVARVMKLFLHFHLVFTTGITFSYLVKKLIPVSESDFILKFLEVKFGLNTTTDFVPNFLMCQESLQTPDQDFFLRLTQASVLPFYLLVLSVCLLSTLQTIYRRLSGQPIQTNLKLEDGRIGEQPEVIYHVFHTLLFGGLALLFDGMKYLWTPYVCMFTAFGVCSPELWMTVFKWLRLKSIHPVVLSLILSTAVPTIIGFSLWREYCPRVLAELSDLPEFYDTDTVELISWIRSQAPLAAVFAGSPQLLGIVKLCTGSAVTSLPLYSDINLLRRTEDTYQVYAMRSAEDVYKILTSQKTNYVIIEESICNELSLQRSCRIKDLLDISNGHVIYDKGVMYSFSKHGRFCQEIKMNYSPYTNYFTRVFWNRSYHIYKVNSVISFQY, encoded by the exons ATGACCGATTTAAGATGTCGTAAAACAGAGACtttggaggaggaagaggaagaggacgagccCAAAGAGCACACTTCAC GTGTTAATGGGCCGCTGAACACAGAGGAGGACGGGACAGAGTCCACTGATGGAGCAgaagaaaagcagcagaaagatgaaggtgaagaagaagaagaagaagagactggagataaaaaagtaaacaaaccaGAGTCAGCTGTCAAAGGAGCCAAATGGACTTCTACAT CAGGTTTCTTGCAGCGTCTAGTGAGAGTGTTCTTCGGATGTCTGGCTGCAGTTGCCTGCGGGATCCTTTATGCGTTTTTTCTGTCTACATATCATGACAGGAAGTTCTGGTTTTCCACTCGACAG GAGCTGGAGCGTGAAATCACCTTCCAAGAAGGCAGCGGGCTCTATTATTACTATTACAAGCACATGCTCGCAGCACCGTCTTTTGAAAGAG ggtTTTATGAGTTGACGCTGGATAACAACACAGTTTCAGGTCAAACCATCAACGCAGTGGAACGTCTGTCTCTGTTTCCAGAGATCATCATGAGCTTCTTATACCGAGTCACAGACTGCCAG GATGACGTGGAGCCGATTTACTTCTACGTCGGAGCGGTTTTCGGCCTCCAGGCGGTCTACGTCACcgctctgtttgtgtgcagctggGTGATGAGCGGCACCTGGGTGGCCGGCATGTTGGCTGTGGCCTGGTATGTGatcaacag aaCAGATACAACCAAAGTGGACCAGGCCATTCCTCTGCGGGACAACTGGGCTCTGCCTTTCTTCTCGTGCCAGGTTGCTGCTTTGACCGGATTCCTCAGTAATAACGTCAGCTCTGCCACTGAA ATGTTTTGCTATCTCACCATGAGTGCCACCACCTTCTCCTTCCTGCTGGTGTGGGAGCACAGTCACTACGTGCTCTTCATCCAGGGCCTCTGCCTTTTCCTGCTCGACTCTTTTGACCTGGTGCCGCCACGCAAG CTGGCCGACATTCACAAGGTGTACCTCAGCTCCTTGTTCTTGGCCTACTTGTTCCAGTTTCAGAACCCGGCCCTGCTCAGCTCTCCTCTGCTCAGCCTCATGCTCGGATCAGTGCTCGCGAGGTACTTCCAG CAAAATATGAAAATGGGACCTCTTGTGGCCAGAGTCATGAAACTCTTCCTACATTTCCATCTTGTCTTTACGACAGGGATCACCTTCAGCTATTTGGTCAAG AAACTTATTCCTGTGAGTGAGAGTGATTTCATATTGAAATTCCTGGAAGTCAAATTTGGACTCAACACGACAAC TGATTTCGTCCCAAACTTCCTCATGTGCCAAGAGAGTTTGCAGACGCCCGATCAGGACTTTTTTCTACGCCTGACACAGGCCTCAGTCCTTCCCTTCTACTTGCTGGTGCTCTCAGTCTGCCTGCTGTCCACCCTGCAGACCATCTACAGACGACTCAG TGGTCAACCAATTCAAACCAACCTGAAACTTGAAGATGGACGAATAGGAGAGCAGCCCGAGGTCATCTATCACGTGTTTCACACGCTGCTGTTTGGAGGCCTCGCTCTGCTGTTCGATGG GATGAAATATTTATGGACCCCGTACGTCTGCATGTTCACAGCGTTCGGTGTGTGTTCTCCAGAACTGTGGATGACTGTCTTTAAGTGGCTAAGACTGAAGTCCATCCACCCTGTAGTGCTG TCTCTGATCCTGAGCACAGCGGTTCCTACGATCATTGGCTTCAGTTTGTGGAGAGAG TACTGCCCTCGTGTCTTAGCAGAGCTGTCGGACCTCCCTGAGTTCTACGACACAGACACAGTCGAGCTGATCAGCTGGATCAG GTCTCAGGCTCCTCTGGCGGCGGTCTTTGCGGGCAGCCCTCAGCTGTTAGGCATCGTGAAGTTGTGCACGGGTTCAGCTGTGACCAGTTTACCGCTTTACTCCGACATCAACCTGCTGAGGAGGACGGAGGAT ACTTATCAGGTGTACGCAATGAGGTCTGCAGAGGACGTCTATAAGATTCTGACCTCTCAGAAGACGAACTACGTGATCATCGAAGAGTCGATTTGCAACGAGCTGAGTCTTCAGAGGAGCTGTAGGATCAAAGACCTGCTCGACATTTCTAATGGACAT
- the LOC109997807 gene encoding lysine-specific histone demethylase 2, with translation MLSDADYSGNASGARRAKKRSSGESPGDGQTLRSSGRQITVRVKRTNNPPPGQSKRKATDTEEEDDQSEKKYRKCEKAGCSATYPVCFASASERCAKNGYTSRWYHLSCGEHFCNECFDHYYRSHKDGYETFAFWKKVWTSNGKSEPSLKAFMADQQLPFWVQCTRPDCRKWRQLTKEIQLTASLAETYRCGMKFNNIKSEGPDQCSQPEDLRVAEVTDSWWHSMLILPPLFKDSPASPFLAAYYPDCVGMSPAGSSSSVSLSELRADHCRAVQPQIPGLCPYFQPFYQPNECGKALCVRPDMMELDELYEFPEFSRDPTMYLALRNLILASWHKSCKEVLTSQKCAENIIVRGLVRVRCVQEMDRVLHFMTRKGLINTGVLAVKRPLLPEKYCSRNVIIIGAGASGLAAARQLQNFGTQVMVLEARERIGGRVWDDASLGVTVGRGAQIVNGCVNNPIGLMCEQIGIKMHKLGERCDLFQEGGQATDPAIDKRMDFHFNAILDVVSEWRKDKSQNQDTPLKEKVQEVKKNFLQDSGMQFSDLEEKVLQFHLSNLEYACGSTLDQVSARSWDHNEFFAQFSGDHTLLTKGYSVLLHKLGEGLDIRTKCPVQAIDYSGDVVKVTSSNGSQWTAHKVLVTVPLTLLQKNLIQFNPPLPERKLKAIHSLGAGIIEKIALQFPYRFWDKKIQGADYFGHIPPGPEKRGMFSVFYDMDPQGKQAVLMSVITGDAVQTVQDLEDKEVVDECVKVLRELFKEQEVPEPLHYLVTHWSKDKWSQMSYSFVKTGGSGEAYDILAEDVQGKVFFAGEATNRHFPQTVTGAYLSGVREASKMTAM, from the exons ATGCTGTCGGATGCAG ATTACTCTGGGAATGCCTCTGGTGCTCGCCGGGCGAAGAAGAGGAGCTCCGGGGAGTCTCCGGGGGACGGACAGACCCTGCGCTCCTCGGGAAGGCAGATCACCGTCCGAGTGAAGCGCACCAACAACCCTCCTCCTGGACAG AGCAAACGGAAAGCCACGGACACGGAGGAAGAAGACGACCAGTCCGAGAAGAAGTACAGAAAGTGTGAGAAGGCTGGATGCTCTGCCACATACCCGGTTTGTTTCGCAAGTGCATCTGAAAG ATGTGCTAAAAACGGATACACGTCTCGCTGGTATCATCTGTCATGTGGGGAGCATTTTTGCAACGAATGTTTTGATCACTACTACAGAAG TCACAAAGATGGCTATGAGACTTTTGCTTTTTGGAAGAAAGTGTGGACTAGTAACGGGAAAAGTGAGCCCAGTCTCAAAGCTTTCATGGCAGATCAGCAGCTACCATTCTGG GTTCAATGCACAAGACCGGACTGTAGGAAGTGGCGACAGCTGACTAAAGAGATCCAGCTCACTGCTTCCCTAGCAGAGACGTACCGCTGTGGCATGAAGTTCAACAACATCAAA AGTGAGGGACCGGACCAGTGCTCCCAGCCAGAGGACTTG AGAGTGGCAGAGGTGACCGACAGCTGGTGGCATTCGATGTTGATTTTGCCGCCGTTGTTCAAAGACAGTCCAGCGAGCCCTTTCCTTGCTGCGTACTACCCTGACTGTGTGGGGATGAGTCCAGCAGGCTCCTCCAGTAGCGTGTCTCTGTCTGAGCTCAGGGCCGATCACTGCAGAGCCGTCCAGCCTCAGA TTCCAGGCCTGTGTCCGTACTTTCAGCCATTCTACCAGCCGAACGAGTGTGGAAAGGCTCTGTGCGTGCGGCCAGATATGATGGAGCTGGACGAGCTTTATGAGTTTCCAGAATTTTCCCGTGATCCCACCATGTATTTGGCTTTGCGTAACCTCATACTGGCCTCCTGGCACAAGAGCTGCAAG GAGGTGCTGACTTCCCAGAAATGTGCTGAGAACATCATTGTGCGGGGTTTGGTGCGTGTGCGCTGCGTGCAGGAGATGGACCGTGTGCTGCACTTCATGACCAGGAAAGGTCTCATAAACACCGGTGTGCTGGCAGTGAAACGGCCTCTGCTCCCTGAAAAATACTGCTCA agaaatGTTATTATCATCGGTGCCGGGGCGTCAGGTCTGGCTGCTGCGCGTCAGCTGCAAAACTTTGGCACTCAG GTGATGGTGCTTGAAGCGAGGGAGAGAATTGGAGGTCGCGTGTGGGATGATGCCTCTCTGGGCGTCACTGTCGGCAGAGGAGCTCAGATTGTCAACGGCTGTGTGAACAACCCCATCGGCCTGATGTGTGAACAG ATTGGAATCAAAATGCACAAGCTGGGAGAGCGCTGTGACCTCTTCCAGGAGGGGGGGCAGGCTACTGACCCAGCCATCGACAAGCGCATGGACTTCCACTTTAATGCCATCCTGGACGTCGTGTCAGAGTGGAGGAAGGACAAGTCGCAGAACCAGGACACACCGCTGAAAG AAAAAGTccaggaggtgaagaagaactttctgcaggattcaggaatGCAGTTCAGTGATTTGGAGGAGAAAGTGCTTCAGTTTCATCTCAGCAACCTGGAGTACGCCTGTGGGAGCACGTTAGACCAG gtATCGGCAAGATCCTGGGACCACAATGAGTTTTTTGCCCAGTTCTCAGGAGACCACACTTTACTCACAAAGGGCTACTCCGTTTTACTCCACAAGCTTGGCGAGGGGCTCGACATCCGCACAAAATGCCCG GTCCAGGCGATTGATTACTCAGGTGATGTTGTCAAAGTTACCTCCTCCAATGGCTCTCAGTGGACAGCACACAAG GTTCTTGTCACAGTCCCGTTGACCTTACTACAAAAGAACCTGATCCAGTTCAACCCTCCGCTTCCTGAAAGGAAACTGAAAGCGATCCACAGTCTGGGAGCCGGTATCATAGAAAAG ATCGCTCTTCAGTTCCCGTACAGATTCTGGGACAAGAAAATCCAGGGGGCAGACTACTTTGGTCACATACCTCCAGGTCCTGAGAAGAGGGGCATGTTCAGTGTCTTCTACGACATGGATCCACAG GGTAAGCAggctgtcctcatgtctgttaTCACTGGTGATGCTGTTCAAACTGTCCAGGACCTGGAGGACAAGGAGGTGGTGGACGAGTGTGTCAAGGTCCTGCGCGAGCTTTTCAAAGAACAG GAGGTTCCAGAGCCGCTGCATTACTTGGTCACACATTGGAGCAAAGACAAGTGGTCGCAGATGTCCTACAGCTTTGTGAAAacaggaggaagtggagaggccTACGACATCCTCGCTGAAGACGTGCAGGGGAAAGTCTTCTTTGCTGGCGAG GCCACAAACAGACATTTCCCACAAACTGTGACGGGAGCCTACCTGAGCGGGGTCAGGGAGGCAAGCAAGATGACTGCTATGTAA
- the LOC109997801 gene encoding nucleolar protein dao-5 — MDCSLTEGLTKVGHDSSGKDSSGSDDDVPLSKLVTKPHSEKKQSREKSPTVGSKAKAKSASDDSSDDEPLIKKKRVPALEKKPQKKGNTPIRSNGTSNKKADVNTDDSSDNEPLIKIAKAAKKPISVPPKKAARAKKKKASDDSDDEPLSKLVNKRERKALVTPSKIASQDTKSRRNVATKKVKYAESSSDGSDDEPLAEMKKKLTNVPKKNSTDKKTKPKLKDKPPKDSSSSDSSSDEDEDDVPLVNLISKRKKPVKKTTKKTAVSRGSASRKRREPSDESSDDEPLINFVKKKSTGKQTNTKTKASAPKKRNTTPRKSRKTVASGSTSDSSDDEPLIKKVKHPQVTKNLRITLERCDGEDGGATLSSKKTSTDAPNPEKTSSNKSESSQESLEED; from the exons ATGGACTGCAGCCTAACCGAAGGGCTAACTAAAGTGGGACACGACTCTTCAG GGAAAGACAGCTCCGGCTCGGATGATGACGTACCGCTCTCGAAGCTGGTGACTAAGCCACACAGTGAGAAGAAACAGTCCCGTGAAAAGAGCCCGACTGTTGGGTCCAAAGCTAAGGCtaaaagtg CTTCAGATGACTCTTCAGATGACGAGCCTttaatcaaaaagaaaagagttccTGCACTGGAGAAGAAACCACAGAAAAAGGGCAACACACCCATCAGATCTAACGGCACAAGTAACAAGAAAGCAG ATGTGAACACAGATGACAGCTCTGACAATGAGCCTCTCATAAAGATCGCCAAAGCTGCAAAGAAGCCTATCTCAGTGCCACCCAAAAAAGCTGCCCGCgccaaaaagaaaa AAGCCTCCGATGACTCCGATGACGAGCCTCTGAGCAAACTTGTCAATAAACGAGAGAGAAAGGCCCTCGTCACTCCTTCTAAAATAGCGAGCCAAGATACAAAATCCAGAAGGAACGTGGCAACGAAAAAGG TTAAATACGCAGAGTCTTCCAGTGACGGTTCAGATGATGAACCTCTTgcagagatgaagaagaagttGACGAACGTGCCTAAAAAGAATTCAACAGACAagaaaaccaaaccaaaactTAAAGACAAACCACCGAAAG actcTTCATCCTCAGACAGCAGTTcagatgaggatgaggatgatgtGCCCTTAGTGAACCTCATTTCCAAGAGGAAGAAGCCAGTGAAGAAAACCACAAAGAAGACAGCTGTGTCCCGAGGCAGTGCCTCAAGAAAGAGACGAG AACCTTCTGATGAAAGCTCGGACGACGAACCTTTGATTAATTTTGTGAAAAAGAAGAGCacaggcaaacaaacaaacacaaaaacaaaggctTCAGCTCCGAAGAAAAGGAACACGACCCCCAGAAAGTCCAGAAAGACGGTTGCGTCAG ggtCTACAAGCGACAGTTCAGATGATGAACCCTTAATCAAGAAAGTAAAACACCCACAAGTCACCAAAAACCTGAGAATAACCCTGGAGAGGTGTGATGGTGAAGACGGCGGGGCAACATTAAGCTCAAAGAAAACCAGCACAG ACGCACCGAATCCTGAAAAGACGTCGAGCAACAAATCTGAGAGTTCACAGGAATCCTTAGAAGAAGACTAA
- the LOC109997808 gene encoding probable C-mannosyltransferase DPY19L4 isoform X2, whose amino-acid sequence MTDLRCRKTETLEEEEEEDEPKEHTSRVNGPLNTEEDGTESTDGAEEKQQKDEGEEEEEEETGDKKVNKPESAVKGAKWTSTCFLQRLVRVFFGCLAAVACGILYAFFLSTYHDRKFWFSTRQELEREITFQEGSGLYYYYYKHMLAAPSFERGFYELTLDNNTVSGQTINAVERLSLFPEIIMSFLYRVTDCQDDVEPIYFYVGAVFGLQAVYVTALFVCSWVMSGTWVAGMLAVAWYVINRTDTTKVDQAIPLRDNWALPFFSCQVAALTGFLSNNVSSATEMFCYLTMSATTFSFLLVWEHSHYVLFIQGLCLFLLDSFDLVPPRKLADIHKVYLSSLFLAYLFQFQNPALLSSPLLSLMLGSVLARYFQQNMKMGPLVARVMKLFLHFHLVFTTGITFSYLVKKLIPVSESDFILKFLEVKFGLNTTTDFVPNFLMCQESLQTPDQDFFLRLTQASVLPFYLLVLSVCLLSTLQTIYRRLSGQPIQTNLKLEDGRIGEQPEVIYHVFHTLLFGGLALLFDGMKYLWTPYVCMFTAFGVCSPELWMTVFKWLRLKSIHPVVLSLILSTAVPTIIGFSLWREYCPRVLAELSDLPEFYDTDTVELISWIRSQAPLAAVFAGSPQLLGIVKLCTGSAVTSLPLYSDINLLRRTEDTYQVYAMRSAEDVYKILTSQKTNYVIIEESICNELSLQRSCRIKDLLDISNGHVIYDKGVMYSFSKHGRFCQEIKMNYSPYTNYFTRVFWNRSYHIYKVNSVISFQY is encoded by the exons ATGACCGATTTAAGATGTCGTAAAACAGAGACtttggaggaggaagaggaagaggacgagccCAAAGAGCACACTTCAC GTGTTAATGGGCCGCTGAACACAGAGGAGGACGGGACAGAGTCCACTGATGGAGCAgaagaaaagcagcagaaagatgaaggtgaagaagaagaagaagaagagactggagataaaaaagtaaacaaaccaGAGTCAGCTGTCAAAGGAGCCAAATGGACTTCTACAT GTTTCTTGCAGCGTCTAGTGAGAGTGTTCTTCGGATGTCTGGCTGCAGTTGCCTGCGGGATCCTTTATGCGTTTTTTCTGTCTACATATCATGACAGGAAGTTCTGGTTTTCCACTCGACAG GAGCTGGAGCGTGAAATCACCTTCCAAGAAGGCAGCGGGCTCTATTATTACTATTACAAGCACATGCTCGCAGCACCGTCTTTTGAAAGAG ggtTTTATGAGTTGACGCTGGATAACAACACAGTTTCAGGTCAAACCATCAACGCAGTGGAACGTCTGTCTCTGTTTCCAGAGATCATCATGAGCTTCTTATACCGAGTCACAGACTGCCAG GATGACGTGGAGCCGATTTACTTCTACGTCGGAGCGGTTTTCGGCCTCCAGGCGGTCTACGTCACcgctctgtttgtgtgcagctggGTGATGAGCGGCACCTGGGTGGCCGGCATGTTGGCTGTGGCCTGGTATGTGatcaacag aaCAGATACAACCAAAGTGGACCAGGCCATTCCTCTGCGGGACAACTGGGCTCTGCCTTTCTTCTCGTGCCAGGTTGCTGCTTTGACCGGATTCCTCAGTAATAACGTCAGCTCTGCCACTGAA ATGTTTTGCTATCTCACCATGAGTGCCACCACCTTCTCCTTCCTGCTGGTGTGGGAGCACAGTCACTACGTGCTCTTCATCCAGGGCCTCTGCCTTTTCCTGCTCGACTCTTTTGACCTGGTGCCGCCACGCAAG CTGGCCGACATTCACAAGGTGTACCTCAGCTCCTTGTTCTTGGCCTACTTGTTCCAGTTTCAGAACCCGGCCCTGCTCAGCTCTCCTCTGCTCAGCCTCATGCTCGGATCAGTGCTCGCGAGGTACTTCCAG CAAAATATGAAAATGGGACCTCTTGTGGCCAGAGTCATGAAACTCTTCCTACATTTCCATCTTGTCTTTACGACAGGGATCACCTTCAGCTATTTGGTCAAG AAACTTATTCCTGTGAGTGAGAGTGATTTCATATTGAAATTCCTGGAAGTCAAATTTGGACTCAACACGACAAC TGATTTCGTCCCAAACTTCCTCATGTGCCAAGAGAGTTTGCAGACGCCCGATCAGGACTTTTTTCTACGCCTGACACAGGCCTCAGTCCTTCCCTTCTACTTGCTGGTGCTCTCAGTCTGCCTGCTGTCCACCCTGCAGACCATCTACAGACGACTCAG TGGTCAACCAATTCAAACCAACCTGAAACTTGAAGATGGACGAATAGGAGAGCAGCCCGAGGTCATCTATCACGTGTTTCACACGCTGCTGTTTGGAGGCCTCGCTCTGCTGTTCGATGG GATGAAATATTTATGGACCCCGTACGTCTGCATGTTCACAGCGTTCGGTGTGTGTTCTCCAGAACTGTGGATGACTGTCTTTAAGTGGCTAAGACTGAAGTCCATCCACCCTGTAGTGCTG TCTCTGATCCTGAGCACAGCGGTTCCTACGATCATTGGCTTCAGTTTGTGGAGAGAG TACTGCCCTCGTGTCTTAGCAGAGCTGTCGGACCTCCCTGAGTTCTACGACACAGACACAGTCGAGCTGATCAGCTGGATCAG GTCTCAGGCTCCTCTGGCGGCGGTCTTTGCGGGCAGCCCTCAGCTGTTAGGCATCGTGAAGTTGTGCACGGGTTCAGCTGTGACCAGTTTACCGCTTTACTCCGACATCAACCTGCTGAGGAGGACGGAGGAT ACTTATCAGGTGTACGCAATGAGGTCTGCAGAGGACGTCTATAAGATTCTGACCTCTCAGAAGACGAACTACGTGATCATCGAAGAGTCGATTTGCAACGAGCTGAGTCTTCAGAGGAGCTGTAGGATCAAAGACCTGCTCGACATTTCTAATGGACAT